A part of Aegilops tauschii subsp. strangulata cultivar AL8/78 chromosome 2, Aet v6.0, whole genome shotgun sequence genomic DNA contains:
- the LOC109748786 gene encoding probable ubiquitin-conjugating enzyme E2 23 has product MDVAVAVAAPTTNLYGQDLVSFQSKLGILAPSTWLSHPADELLMLGIDGLPFTKEAGDTDIALVDRSFLHVGQAVVSASDVGGQIGVVTGVTTTLDLVDRGGEAIGEVIGGLPPSAVRRVRALSLGDYVVSGQGQWLGRVVEVSLDVDVVFDDGAICRVTDAESPTVQLWPAESTPGLHRQQTNVTFYPGLSVTSGDPSVVFRGARWLSGHWKTRHEAGTVTKVEMAGVLVHWVASAYGDTDEQFHHESAPPAYQNPENLMYFCCAYECSWGVEPSPPSLTAGLATAPVDKEERFYRKQLRKPMFVRHRGRARRGYQLQPEPLRTMTVSRTRTTVDVLWQDGTRHHGVPSTSLNPFDMMNEHEVFPGQYVIDARDDDDFTAESTERLIGVVRNLNSKDHTAHVSWFKAASGGWEVECDDEAVSVYDLGRDPDHSVFYGDVVVRALSSNVSGNNARQPQVLDLSWVGRVVDFSDGHIQVKWGDDTTSMVLPHEITVASKEHYSQLQAEMGDWVEEDSVDTHQESGDAAVDNDPTDTRNIQGARVEDGGSSANESDGHAATRTNRLGGVIQSMIRSVVQVLARAKLYLVNRTSSSTSDLPAAAMHNVVEVPTHESVGGSHEDPNIGGAATEVVFALVTRSDENGESDVEDAVTSGEDATGDDDALNFPKFDVVQSPPDHHYLDNMDQGSSKGGKSWVKTVQKEWKILEDSLPDTIYVRAYEDRMDLLRAAMVGASGTPYQHGLFFFDLQLPPSYPAVPPQVYYRSFGLRLNPNLYPSGTVCLSLLNTFGGEGTEVWSPGTSSLLQVVVSLQALVLNGQPYYNEAGHETLVDTPEGRRNALPYSENAFLLTLRTALHLLRQPPRGFEGFVTDHFRQRGRHVLMACDAYLRGCIHADEGGMELPCSTGFRIALANLVPRLVAAFTNMGTQG; this is encoded by the exons ATggacgtcgccgtcgccgtcgccgcaccTACAACTAATCTTTACGGGCAAGACCTCGTGAGTTTTCAGTCGAAGCTTGGCATTCTCGCTCCGTCCACCTGGCTGTCTCACCCCGCCGACGAGCTTTTAATGCTCGGCATTGACGGCTTGCCTTTCACCAAGGAGGCTGGCGACACCGACATCGCCCTCGTCGATCGGAGCTTTCTCCATGTCGGACAGGCCGTAGTATCGGCGTCGGACGTCGGCGGCCAGATCGGCGTCGTCACCGGCGTGACCACAACGCTCGACCTCGTGGACCGTGGCGGCGAGGCGATAGGGGAAGTCATCGGGGGCCTGCCGCCCTCAGCTGTGCGGCGTGTCAGGGCGCTCAGCCTCGGGGATTACGTCGTGTCTGGGCAAGGGCAGTGGCTGGGCCGCGTGGTTGAGGTGTCCCTAGACGTGGACGTCGTGTTCGACGACGGCGCTATCTGCAGGGTCACGGACGCCGAGTCCCCAACCGTGCAGCTATGGCCGGCAGAGAGCACACCGGGTCTTCACCGTCAACAGACGAACGTCACCTTCTACCCTGGGCTGAGCGTCACCTCCGGCGACCCCTCAGTCGTCTTCAGAGGGGCGCGGTGGCTAAGTGGCCACTGGAAGACGAGGCATGAAGCGGGGACGGTGACCAAGGTGGAGATGGCCGGCGTCCTTGTCCACTGGGTCGCGTCCGCGTACGGGGACACCGACGAGCAATTCCACCACGAGTCCGCTCCTCCAGCTTACCAAAACCCTGAGAACCTAATGTACTTCTGCTGCGCGTACGAGTGCAGCTGGGGA GTTGAGCCGTCGCCGCCATCGTTAACCGCCGGCCTAGCAACCGCTCCAGTGGACAAGGAGGAGAGATTCTACCGCAAGCAGCTGAGGAAGCCCATGTTCGTACGGCATAGGGGGCGGGCGCGACGAGGCTACCAGCTGCAGCCGGAACCGCTGCGCACCATGACCGTGTCCCGCACTCGCACCACCGTCGACGTGTTGTGGCAGGACGGCACGCGACACCACGGGGTGCCGTCGACGTCCCTCAACCCCTTCGACATGATGAACGAGCACGAGGTCTTCCCAGGGCAGTATGTCATCGACGCTCGAGATGACGACGACTTCACGGCGGAATCAACCGAGCGGCTTATCGGTGTCGTCAGGAATCTAAATTCCAAGGACCACACGGCGCATGTGTCGTGGTTCAAGGCGGCGTCCGGAGGGTGGGAGGTGGAATGCGACGACGAGGCCGTTAGTGTGTATGATCTAGGCAGGGACCCTGACCACTCCGTTTTCTATGGGGACGTCGTGGTTCGTGCACTATCATCAAACGTGAGTGGAAATAATGCAAGGCAACCACAGGTCCTCGATCTTTCATGGGTTGGTCGTGTTGTTGACTTTAGTGACGGCCACATCCAAGTCAAATGGGGCGACGACACCACGTCAATG GTATTACCCCATGAGATCACTGTTGCCAGTAAGGAACACTACAGCCAACTGCAGGCTGAAATGGGTGACTGGGTGGAGGAGGACAGCGTTGATACTCACCAAGAATCCGGTGATGCTGCTGTG GACAATGATCCAACAGATACTAGGAATATCCAAGGCGCCAGGGTTGAAGACGGTGGCAGTTCTGCTAATGAATCAGATGGCCATGCCGCTACAAGAACAAACCGGTTGGGTGGTGTCATCCAGTCCATGATCCGATCGGTGGTTCAAGTGTTGGCTCGAGCCAAGTTGTATCTTGTAAACCGCACATCGTCGTCAACCTCAGATTTGCCAGCTGCGGCCATGCACAATGTTGTTGAAGTGCCTACGCATGAATCCGTGGGTGGTAGTCACGAAGATCCCAATATCGGCGGTGCTGCCACGGAGGTCGTGTTTGCTCTAGTGACAAGAAGCGATGAGAATGGCGAAAGTGATGTCGAGGATGCGGTGACGTCGGGAGAAGACGCCACTGGTGACGACGACGCGTTAAACTTCCCAAAGTTTGACGTGGTGCAGAGTCCTCCAGACCACCATTACCTTGACAACATGGACCAG GGCAGCAGCAAGGGAGGAAAGAGCTGGGTCAAGACGGTTCAGAAAGAGTGGAAAATACTGGAGGACAGCTTACCAG ATACCATCTACGTACGGGCGTACGAGGACCGGATGGACCTGCTCCGGGCGGCCATGGTGGGCGCCAGCGGGACGCCGTACCAGCACGGGCTCTTCTTCTTCGACCTGCAGCTGCCGCCCTCCTACCCCGCCGTGCCACCCCAGGTGTACTATCGCTCCTTCGGCCTCCGCCTGAACCCAAACCTATACCCCTCCGGCACAGTGTGCCTCAGTCTGCTAAACACCTTCGGCGGCGAGGGCACCGAGGTCTGGTCGCCGGGGACGTCAAGCCTGCTCCAGGTTGTCGTCTCCCTCCAGGCGCTCGTCCTCAACGGCCAGCCTTACTACAACGAGGCCGGCCACGAGACACTGGTCGACACGCCGGAGGGCCGCCGCAATGCACTGCCCTACAGCGAGAATGCCTTCCTACTTACTCTCCGAACCGCGCTGCACCTGCTTCGTCAGCCGCCGCGAGGCTTCGAAGGGTTCGTCACGGACCACTTCCGCCAGCGGGGGAGGCACGTGCTCATGGCGTGCGACGCGTACCTGCGGGGATGCATTCATGCCGATGAAGGGGGCATGGAGCTGCCTTGCTCCACTGGCTTCAGGATCGCGCTTGCCAACTTGGTGCCGAGACTCGTGGCCGCCTTCACAAACATGGGCACTCAAGGGTAG